The proteins below come from a single Agromyces flavus genomic window:
- the yczE gene encoding membrane protein YczE, with the protein MPRVSRLRSIAARTRTSDPAPVFARRLVQLVVGLFLYGLGIAMIVRGELGVAPWDVLTQGIAKQTGLGFGLITVLTSGVVLLLWIPLRQRLGFGTVMNALLVGPFADLSLWLIPAGLDLWARILLLFGGIVVLAVATGLYIGAHFGPGPRDGLMTGLHRRTGWRIWIVRTGIELAVLGTGFLLGGNVGVGTLAFALLIGPLCGWAIPLFAVKRPADGAAQRSVGSRDVPHPATEPTPA; encoded by the coding sequence ATGCCACGCGTCTCCCGTCTTCGCTCGATCGCCGCACGGACCCGCACGAGCGACCCGGCCCCGGTGTTCGCCCGACGGCTCGTGCAGCTCGTGGTGGGCCTCTTCCTGTACGGGCTCGGCATCGCGATGATCGTGCGCGGCGAGCTCGGCGTGGCGCCGTGGGACGTGCTGACCCAGGGCATCGCGAAGCAGACCGGCCTGGGCTTCGGCCTGATCACCGTGCTCACGAGCGGCGTCGTACTGCTGCTGTGGATCCCACTTCGGCAGCGGCTCGGATTCGGTACGGTGATGAACGCACTGCTCGTCGGCCCGTTCGCCGACCTCTCGCTCTGGTTGATCCCCGCCGGACTGGACCTCTGGGCGCGCATCCTCCTGCTCTTCGGCGGCATCGTCGTGCTCGCGGTCGCCACGGGCCTCTACATCGGGGCGCACTTCGGCCCCGGGCCCCGCGACGGCCTCATGACCGGCCTGCACCGTCGCACCGGATGGCGCATCTGGATCGTCCGCACCGGCATCGAGCTCGCCGTGCTGGGCACCGGCTTCCTCCTCGGCGGCAACGTCGGCGTCGGCACGCTCGCCTTCGCACTGCTCATCGGCCCGCTCTGCGGGTGGGCGATCCCGCTCTTCGCGGTGAAGCGGCCGGCGGATGGCGCGGCGCAGCGCAGCGTCGGAAGCCGCGACGTCCCGCACCCCGCCACCGAGCCCACCCCGGCCTGA
- the yczR gene encoding MocR-like transcription factor YczR, producing MSARALQTLLGEWRGDDGSAYRALADRIRLLVLDGRIPVDTRLPAERELAERLGLSRTTVTAAYRELRDQDLLRSVRGSGSVARLPGAPAFLPAPPAADYIDFSKAALPALPWLPDVARAAVDDLPAHLGDPGFDPIGIPELRAAIADRYTARGLPTGPEQIMVTIGAQHAIALLSRALVGRGDRALIEAPTYPHAYEALRNAGARLVTVATAPHDAGPEGFGATDEAADLVRAIGHANPVAAYLMPDFHNPTGRSLDASARERVLDAAARQGTVVIADETTAELDIDRGLDLKPLAAYGPAVMVGSVGKTVWGGVRVGWIRADRPLIRKLLAVRSPGDLGTPILEQLVVARLFSRMDDILDLRREQLRAGRDHLERLLADAFPEWHVPHVDGGIVTWVGLGAPVSSQLALAARTHGLIVAAGPRFGIDGAFERFLRLPICYPAEATDAAVQALRRAWGSLARTPVPDQNVLAAVV from the coding sequence ATGAGCGCCCGGGCCCTGCAGACGCTGCTCGGCGAGTGGCGGGGCGACGACGGCAGCGCCTACCGGGCGCTCGCAGATCGCATCAGGCTGCTCGTGCTCGACGGCCGGATCCCCGTCGACACCCGCCTGCCGGCCGAGCGCGAACTCGCCGAGCGCCTCGGCCTCAGCCGCACGACCGTCACCGCCGCGTACCGCGAGCTGCGCGACCAGGACCTGCTCCGCAGCGTCCGCGGCTCCGGCAGCGTGGCTCGCCTGCCGGGGGCGCCCGCGTTCCTGCCCGCGCCGCCGGCCGCCGACTACATCGACTTCTCGAAGGCTGCGCTGCCCGCGCTGCCGTGGCTGCCGGATGTCGCGCGCGCCGCCGTCGACGACCTGCCGGCGCACCTCGGCGACCCGGGCTTCGACCCCATCGGCATCCCCGAACTGCGCGCGGCCATCGCGGACCGATACACGGCGCGCGGCCTGCCCACCGGTCCCGAGCAGATCATGGTCACGATCGGCGCCCAGCATGCCATCGCCCTGCTCTCCCGTGCGCTCGTGGGGCGTGGCGACCGCGCGCTCATCGAAGCGCCGACCTACCCCCACGCGTACGAGGCCCTGCGCAACGCCGGCGCCCGACTGGTGACCGTCGCGACCGCACCGCACGACGCCGGTCCCGAGGGATTCGGCGCGACCGACGAGGCGGCCGACCTCGTGCGCGCGATCGGGCACGCCAACCCGGTCGCCGCCTACCTGATGCCCGACTTCCACAACCCCACGGGTCGCTCGCTCGATGCGTCGGCGCGAGAGCGCGTGCTCGACGCCGCCGCACGCCAGGGCACGGTCGTCATCGCCGACGAGACGACCGCCGAACTCGACATCGATCGCGGACTCGACCTGAAGCCGCTCGCCGCGTACGGACCCGCCGTGATGGTCGGCTCGGTCGGGAAGACCGTGTGGGGCGGCGTGCGCGTCGGGTGGATCCGCGCCGACCGTCCGCTGATCCGGAAGCTCCTCGCGGTGCGCTCGCCGGGCGACCTCGGCACGCCGATCCTCGAGCAGCTCGTCGTCGCGCGCCTGTTCAGCCGCATGGACGACATCCTCGACCTGCGACGCGAACAGTTGCGCGCCGGTCGCGACCACCTCGAACGTCTGCTGGCCGACGCCTTCCCCGAGTGGCATGTGCCCCACGTCGACGGCGGCATCGTCACGTGGGTCGGTCTCGGTGCGCCGGTGAGCTCGCAGCTCGCGCTCGCGGCACGTACGCACGGCCTGATCGTCGCGGCCGGCCCGCGCTTCGGCATCGACGGGGCCTTCGAGCGCTTCCTCCGGCTGCCCATCTGCTACCCGGCCGAGGCGACGGATGCCGCCGTGCAGGCGTTGCGTCGAGCGTGGGGCTCGCTCGCCCGGACGCCGGTGCCCGACCAGAACGTGCTCGCCGCGGTCGTCTGA
- a CDS encoding chaplin family protein translates to MKRFATRALYATLFTGGLMLLGAGVAHASETSGDDGILSGTQLGVAIELPVTISGNAVSVIGDSESSDSWTEVANGDAAPASSPVAVTSGEDGIGSGSQAILDVSAPVTVGGNAVSVIGDSTSKHATTEVTSGSGTVGTDATTSGEDSILGGTQAIVDLVAPITVSGNAVSVIGDSTSKHATTVVDSGSGNGSGTDAWTSGEDSILGGTQAIVDLVAPITVGGNAVSVIGDSTSKHATTVVDSGSGNGSGTDAWTSGEDSILGGTQAILGVTAPISVGGNAVSVIGDSTTDGSTTVVNPVDPTDPTDPVDPTDPTDPVDPVDPVDPVDPVDPGTPGTPDGGSDTAGPGSAVTAAAWSTVADSSASLASTGLDSGFWERLALLLLLTGLVLLGVRRFALRR, encoded by the coding sequence ATGAAGCGATTCGCCACGAGGGCGCTGTACGCGACCCTCTTCACCGGGGGGCTCATGCTCCTCGGCGCCGGCGTCGCCCACGCCTCGGAGACGAGCGGCGACGACGGCATCCTGTCGGGCACGCAGCTCGGCGTCGCGATCGAGCTGCCCGTCACGATCAGCGGCAACGCCGTCTCGGTCATCGGCGACTCGGAGTCGTCGGATTCGTGGACCGAGGTCGCGAACGGTGACGCCGCACCGGCCTCGTCGCCCGTCGCCGTCACCTCGGGTGAGGACGGGATCGGGTCGGGCAGCCAGGCCATCCTCGACGTCTCGGCGCCGGTCACCGTCGGCGGCAACGCCGTCTCGGTGATCGGCGACTCCACGTCGAAGCACGCCACCACCGAGGTGACGAGCGGCAGCGGCACCGTCGGAACGGACGCAACCACGTCCGGCGAGGACTCGATCCTCGGCGGCACCCAGGCGATCGTCGACCTCGTCGCCCCCATCACCGTCAGCGGCAACGCCGTCTCGGTGATCGGCGACTCCACGTCGAAGCACGCCACCACCGTCGTCGACAGCGGATCCGGCAACGGCTCCGGCACGGACGCCTGGACCTCCGGCGAGGACTCGATCCTCGGCGGCACCCAGGCGATCGTCGACCTCGTCGCCCCCATCACCGTCGGCGGCAACGCCGTCTCGGTGATCGGCGACTCCACGTCGAAGCACGCCACCACCGTCGTCGACAGCGGATCCGGCAACGGCTCCGGCACGGACGCCTGGACCTCCGGCGAGGACTCGATCCTCGGCGGCACCCAGGCGATCCTGGGCGTCACCGCACCGATCTCCGTCGGCGGCAACGCCGTCTCGGTGATCGGCGACTCCACGACGGATGGCTCGACCACGGTCGTGAACCCGGTGGATCCGACGGATCCGACCGACCCGGTCGACCCCACCGACCCGACCGACCCGGTCGACCCGGTGGATCCGGTCGACCCGGTCGATCCGGTCGATCCGGGCACGCCCGGCACGCCGGATGGCGGCTCGGACACCGCGGGCCCCGGCTCGGCGGTCACGGCGGCGGCCTGGTCGACGGTCGCGGACTCGTCGGCTTCGCTCGCCTCGACCGGGCTCGACTCGGGATTCTGGGAGCGGCTGGCGCTGCTCCTGCTGCTGACGGGCCTCGTGCTCCTCGGCGTCCGGCGGTTCGCCCTGCGTCGCTGA
- a CDS encoding efflux RND transporter permease subunit — MSVLAKLSMRNRALIALVTVVVAIFGGIALNGLKQELAPSIQLPQLTIITAYPGASPDVVDADVSTPVETAIQGITGLESTSTTSSTGISRVTASFTFGTDLAFAEQKLLSAVNRVAPDLPEDVEPQVVAFSFDDLPVLAVAVTGAEDPATLSDELTRTTLPEIRDIDGVRDAALVGDQGRRVVITPDPAQLAAYGLTPQTIRDSLQQSGVLLPAGEITEGDSTFAVQAGTRLGSVDDIAALPILGGTQPAPVEGVDGELPGATDGETGQLPGGDAGTDGGTGTDTDSEFGAEAPTVVPVALSIGDVATVALTENPQTSISRVNGEPALAISVTKLPAANTVEVSNAVRDALPDLQSALDTTNPGAEFTVVFDQAPYIERSIESLAVEGLLGLLFAVLVILVFLMSVRATLVTAISIPTSVLITFIGLQAADYTLNILTLGALTISIGRVVDDSIVVIENIKRHLVAGVEKAPTIVHAVREVAGAITASTITTVAVFLPIALVEGVTGELFRPFSLTVTIALLASLLVSLTIVPVLAYWFLKPAKPRAGQTEADAAAEAAFVDEVWLAPELRDADGGTGLRPKPVPDAAPRPAAVATVAPVDELEHPSRLQKGFLPILGWTLRHSAVTIIVAVLVLAGTVALAPLMKTNFLGSSGQNTFRVVQELPVGSSLEYMATASVPVEDAIRGVDGVEVVQTSIGSTARGVLAAFSAGGSSVTYNVTTDEDADQDALQAEVRAELEDLEDVGDVTVSAQSGFGASNDIEVDITASNAEDLAAATDAVVAELGDLDSLSQVTSNLDESRPYIAVEVDRAKAAAVGYSEVALGGIVSGAMQPQAAGSIVIEEQTLTIYLAGETPPVSVAELQALPVPTPTGPVRLDSLATVAQVDGPASVTTVKGLRSATVAATPAGDDLGAASGQVQQAVSAVDLPAGTTASLGGVTADQQESFSQLGLALLAAILIVYVVMVATFRSLLQPLLLLVSVPFAATGAILLQIITGIPLGVASLVGVLMLVGIVVTNAIVLIDLVNQYRERGMTVRDALMHGASRRLRPILMTALATIFALLPLALGITGSGGFISQPLALVVIGGLFSSTLLTLLVLPSLYDLVEGSRERRRAKRATKRAEREGAEAEVARAAPSGSSTT; from the coding sequence ATGTCCGTGCTCGCCAAGCTCAGCATGCGGAACCGCGCCCTCATCGCCCTGGTCACCGTGGTCGTCGCCATCTTCGGCGGGATCGCGCTGAACGGACTGAAGCAGGAACTCGCACCGTCCATCCAGCTGCCGCAGCTGACGATCATCACGGCCTACCCCGGGGCCTCGCCCGACGTCGTCGACGCCGACGTCTCGACTCCGGTCGAGACCGCGATCCAGGGGATCACCGGCCTCGAGTCGACGTCGACCACGAGCTCCACTGGCATTTCGCGCGTGACCGCCAGCTTCACGTTCGGCACCGATCTGGCGTTCGCCGAGCAGAAGCTGCTCTCGGCCGTCAATCGCGTCGCGCCCGACCTGCCCGAGGACGTCGAGCCGCAGGTCGTCGCATTCAGCTTCGACGACCTGCCCGTGCTCGCCGTCGCGGTCACGGGGGCCGAGGATCCCGCCACGCTCTCCGACGAGCTCACCCGCACGACGCTGCCCGAGATCCGCGACATCGACGGCGTGCGCGACGCCGCGCTCGTGGGAGACCAGGGGCGTCGCGTGGTCATCACGCCCGACCCGGCGCAGCTCGCGGCGTACGGACTCACGCCCCAGACGATCCGCGACTCGCTGCAGCAGAGCGGGGTGCTGCTGCCCGCCGGCGAGATCACCGAGGGCGATTCGACGTTCGCGGTGCAGGCCGGCACGCGTCTCGGCAGCGTCGACGACATCGCAGCGCTGCCCATCCTCGGCGGAACGCAACCTGCGCCGGTCGAGGGCGTCGACGGCGAGCTGCCCGGCGCGACCGATGGCGAGACGGGCCAGCTCCCGGGTGGCGACGCGGGGACCGATGGCGGCACCGGAACCGACACCGACTCGGAGTTCGGCGCCGAGGCGCCCACCGTCGTGCCCGTCGCACTCAGCATCGGCGACGTGGCGACCGTCGCGCTGACCGAGAACCCGCAGACCAGCATCTCGCGCGTGAACGGCGAGCCCGCGCTGGCGATCTCGGTGACCAAGCTGCCCGCCGCGAACACCGTCGAGGTCTCGAACGCGGTGCGCGACGCGCTCCCCGACCTGCAGTCGGCGCTCGACACCACCAATCCCGGCGCCGAGTTCACGGTCGTCTTCGACCAGGCGCCGTACATCGAGCGGTCGATCGAGTCGCTCGCGGTCGAGGGACTGCTCGGCCTGCTGTTCGCCGTACTCGTGATCCTGGTGTTCCTGATGTCGGTGCGCGCCACCCTGGTGACCGCGATCTCGATCCCCACCTCGGTGCTCATCACGTTCATCGGGCTGCAGGCGGCCGACTACACGCTGAACATCCTCACGCTCGGCGCCTTGACGATCTCGATCGGTCGCGTGGTCGACGACTCGATCGTCGTCATCGAGAACATCAAGCGCCACCTCGTCGCGGGCGTCGAGAAGGCCCCGACGATCGTGCACGCGGTCCGCGAGGTGGCCGGCGCCATCACCGCGTCGACGATCACGACCGTCGCCGTGTTCCTGCCGATCGCGCTCGTCGAGGGCGTCACGGGCGAGCTGTTCCGGCCGTTCTCGCTGACGGTCACGATCGCGCTGCTCGCGTCGCTGCTCGTCTCGCTGACCATCGTGCCGGTGCTCGCGTACTGGTTCCTGAAGCCTGCGAAGCCCCGCGCGGGCCAGACCGAGGCGGATGCCGCGGCCGAGGCCGCCTTCGTCGACGAGGTGTGGCTCGCGCCCGAGCTCCGCGACGCCGACGGCGGCACGGGGTTGCGTCCGAAGCCGGTGCCGGATGCCGCGCCTCGGCCGGCCGCGGTCGCCACCGTCGCGCCGGTCGACGAGCTCGAGCACCCCTCGCGCCTGCAGAAGGGCTTCCTGCCGATCCTCGGCTGGACCCTGCGGCACTCGGCCGTGACGATCATCGTCGCCGTGCTCGTGCTCGCCGGAACCGTGGCGCTCGCGCCGCTCATGAAGACCAACTTCCTGGGCTCCAGCGGCCAGAACACGTTCCGCGTGGTGCAGGAACTCCCGGTCGGATCGAGCCTCGAGTACATGGCGACGGCCTCGGTCCCGGTGGAGGACGCCATCCGCGGCGTCGACGGCGTGGAGGTCGTCCAGACGTCCATCGGATCCACCGCCCGCGGCGTGCTGGCGGCCTTCAGCGCCGGCGGGTCGTCGGTCACGTACAACGTGACGACCGATGAGGACGCCGACCAGGACGCGCTGCAGGCCGAGGTCCGCGCCGAGCTCGAGGACCTCGAGGACGTCGGCGACGTCACCGTCTCGGCGCAGAGCGGATTCGGGGCCTCGAACGACATCGAGGTCGACATCACGGCGTCGAACGCCGAGGACCTCGCCGCGGCGACGGATGCCGTCGTCGCCGAGCTCGGCGATCTCGACTCGCTCAGCCAGGTCACGTCGAACCTCGACGAGTCGCGTCCGTACATCGCCGTCGAGGTCGATCGAGCGAAGGCCGCGGCGGTCGGGTACTCCGAGGTGGCGCTCGGCGGGATCGTGTCCGGGGCCATGCAGCCCCAGGCGGCCGGGTCCATCGTGATCGAGGAGCAGACGCTCACGATCTACCTCGCCGGTGAGACGCCGCCCGTGTCGGTCGCCGAGCTTCAGGCGCTCCCGGTGCCCACGCCGACCGGGCCGGTGCGGCTCGACTCGCTCGCCACGGTCGCGCAGGTCGACGGCCCGGCATCCGTCACCACCGTCAAGGGCCTGCGCAGCGCGACCGTCGCCGCGACGCCCGCCGGAGACGACCTGGGCGCTGCCAGCGGCCAGGTGCAGCAGGCCGTGTCCGCCGTCGACCTGCCGGCCGGCACCACGGCGTCGCTCGGCGGCGTCACGGCCGACCAGCAGGAGTCGTTCTCGCAGCTCGGGCTCGCGCTGCTCGCCGCGATCCTCATCGTGTACGTCGTGATGGTCGCGACGTTCCGCTCACTGCTGCAGCCGCTGCTGCTGCTCGTGTCGGTGCCGTTCGCCGCGACGGGCGCCATCCTGCTGCAGATCATCACCGGCATCCCCCTCGGCGTCGCCTCGCTCGTCGGCGTGCTCATGCTCGTCGGCATCGTCGTGACCAACGCCATCGTGCTCATCGACCTCGTGAACCAGTACCGCGAGCGAGGGATGACGGTGCGCGACGCGCTCATGCACGGCGCGTCACGGCGACTCCGCCCCATCCTGATGACGGCGCTCGCGACGATCTTCGCGCTGCTGCCGCTGGCGCTCGGGATCACGGGCAGCGGCGGGTTCATCTCGCAGCCGCTCGCGCTCGTCGTGATCGGCGGTCTGTTCTCGTCGACGCTGCTGACCCTGCTGGTGCTGCCCTCGTTGTACGACCTCGTCGAGGGGTCCCGCGAGCGGCGGCGGGCCAAGCGCGCGACGAAGCGGGCCGAGCGCGAGGGCGCCGAGGCCGAGGTTGCGCGTGCCGCGCCATCCGGGAGCTCGACGACCTGA
- a CDS encoding DUF305 domain-containing protein, translating into MFRRSAHPAVRLSAIAAGGALVLALSGCIVVNPGGGDGDRDDMHDGMGDGMHDQSSEWEDVSRADVMFAQMMIPHHEQAIEMSQFILADDGVRPEVLQLALDIEAAQAPEIELMESWLDEWGVPSMGGDGRGAAGGMGGSGMGGMLSDAEMDELESADGAEAERLYLEGMIEHHEGAIAMAERHQDRGEDDDVLELSASIIVSQAAEIERMEGLLADLD; encoded by the coding sequence ATGTTCCGCCGGTCCGCACATCCCGCCGTACGTCTCTCCGCGATCGCGGCGGGCGGCGCGCTCGTCCTCGCCCTGAGCGGGTGCATCGTCGTGAACCCGGGCGGTGGCGACGGAGACCGCGACGACATGCACGACGGCATGGGCGACGGCATGCACGATCAGTCCTCGGAATGGGAGGACGTGTCACGAGCCGACGTGATGTTCGCGCAGATGATGATTCCGCACCACGAGCAGGCCATCGAGATGAGCCAGTTCATCCTCGCCGACGACGGCGTGCGCCCCGAGGTCTTGCAGCTCGCGCTCGACATCGAGGCGGCCCAGGCGCCGGAGATCGAGCTGATGGAGTCCTGGCTCGACGAGTGGGGCGTGCCGTCGATGGGCGGCGACGGGCGCGGCGCGGCGGGCGGCATGGGCGGCAGCGGCATGGGCGGCATGCTGAGCGACGCCGAGATGGACGAGCTGGAGTCGGCCGACGGTGCCGAGGCCGAACGGCTCTACCTCGAGGGCATGATCGAGCACCACGAGGGCGCCATCGCGATGGCCGAGCGTCATCAGGACCGCGGCGAGGACGACGACGTGCTCGAGCTCTCGGCCTCGATCATCGTCTCGCAGGCCGCCGAGATCGAGCGGATGGAAGGACTCCTCGCCGACCTCGACTGA
- a CDS encoding GntR family transcriptional regulator gives MSSEVLLHERVTNVLRERIGRGHWPAGMRLPSEAALCREFGTSRGPVRRALAVLREEGYVVGGRGRAPMVGRVVPTQPFSTFSSFTVWARAIGKTPGQRTIEAASRNAPSTVAGFLGLDEGASVVQVVRVRMLDDVPTMVERTSFAPAIGVLLEDMDPDRGSLHEHLIGKGVDLRRARHTIDAVAANPLDAEALGVGHGSPLLRERRITFDSARRPLSYADDRYRPELATFTIENEVDRRTPLTRSDPTADASRRR, from the coding sequence ATGTCCAGCGAGGTGCTGCTCCACGAGCGGGTGACGAACGTGCTCCGCGAGCGTATCGGGCGCGGCCACTGGCCGGCCGGGATGCGCCTGCCCAGCGAGGCGGCACTCTGCCGCGAGTTCGGAACGTCGAGGGGCCCGGTGCGTCGCGCGCTCGCCGTGCTCCGCGAGGAGGGGTACGTCGTCGGCGGGCGCGGACGTGCGCCCATGGTCGGCCGCGTCGTTCCCACCCAGCCGTTCTCGACGTTCTCGTCGTTCACCGTGTGGGCCCGGGCGATCGGCAAGACGCCGGGGCAGCGCACGATCGAGGCCGCGAGCCGCAACGCCCCGTCGACGGTCGCCGGCTTCCTCGGCCTCGACGAAGGCGCCTCGGTCGTGCAGGTCGTGCGGGTGCGGATGCTCGACGACGTGCCGACCATGGTCGAACGCACGTCCTTCGCGCCCGCGATCGGAGTGCTGCTCGAGGACATGGACCCCGACCGGGGCTCGCTGCACGAGCACCTGATCGGCAAAGGCGTGGACCTGCGCCGCGCCCGTCACACGATCGACGCCGTCGCAGCCAATCCGCTCGACGCCGAGGCGCTCGGGGTCGGGCATGGCAGCCCGCTGCTGCGCGAACGGCGCATCACCTTCGACTCCGCCCGGCGTCCGCTGTCGTATGCCGACGACCGCTATCGGCCCGAGCTGGCCACCTTCACGATCGAGAACGAGGTCGACCGGCGGACACCGTTGACACGATCCGATCCCACCGCCGATGCGAGCCGA